A stretch of DNA from Pseudoliparis swirei isolate HS2019 ecotype Mariana Trench chromosome 5, NWPU_hadal_v1, whole genome shotgun sequence:
ttaaaaaaactggtATACAAAAGCATCCCATGTTAGCTGAGTTTGTACAAAAGTTGTGGATGCGTGATGCATGCTGAGTCAGTTAGCTTCTACCCCTTTGAATTTACGGGATGAATAATTGTATCTGCTATGTGCAAACATGAGCATAGCCGTTAACCCGGGACCGATTTTCCGGTCAGTGTACATTGCAATTGAAATCtgattatttatgtatatgttctAGTTTTtcttgtatattttcttttctgtcaCTTTAAAGTATATAAAGAAAGACGGTTGTGATGGGAACaagaagtgagtgtgtgttgctgttggCTGCTGAACCAATGTTATACAGCTGGGATATAATTCAAATGTCTCCCTCTATTTGGAAAAAAAGGTAATTGTCCTTAAAAAGAACTAAGTGATAATTACGTGATATGGAATTTgtatttcctttattttttcaGTTACATCTTATTGGCTATTATCTTTCAAAAACTCACACAGAACAGTGATTAAGTGACTAATGACTAAGgaataatgaatgaattataAATTACATTGAAtatttgaaatttaaaaaaggaaaaaaataaaataatattactaATCTACACAACACCACGTAAGGAACCTCCATAGAGCGGTCTattgcattacatttcatttagctgacgcttttatccaaagcgacttacgttcatacaccgtagacacagctaaagggagcaatttggggttaagtgtcttgctcaaggacacatcaataGAGCCATGAGCAGGGATGGAACCgccaatcctctgattgaaagacggacctgctaaccatgCAGACACTGTCGCCCCATTGCTATATGGAATTGGTTCTTTGTTTCTTACCTTGCAATAGTTGatataaaacaaatgagattgttattaatgtgttactATAATGTACATGTTTTTGCAGCTGCAAATGACTCACTGGCTCAACGCAAAAGTCGCAAAGCGTCACATCCTCTGTCATCCTCCTCTGAGTGAGCAGCAGCACTCCCATTAATCATAAAGCACGAGACTCATCTTTGTCACCCTCCTCCAAAAGACAGATACACCTCACTGTGCAGATGTGCAACATGTTGCAAATCCCTTCACTTCTCCACTGAATCAAATATTCGATCATTAaagtaaataagaataaaaagtaGATATGAGTAGAGATGTATTCAGAGTTCAATAACATTTGTAACCCTTTTCATCGGAAAGTTATGCAAAAAACGTCATTCAGTGACCAAGTCGGAAATCATTTTCcttaaagataaaataaagtgcagatACACgttataattgtatttattttgtaaaataaacagCAGTGCATTCTAAAAGCAGTGACTGACATGTTGGCAGCGGTACAAACAATGTTTGGCACGATTCGGCCACAAGAGAGCAACATAAACACGAGCAGTAGGCAAATAAAACTGTTGTTAAATAATAGTATGTCTTTGCTGTCAAGTACATTTTGTCATATCTGACCCTCAAGTATTTCCAGTGTTAGCTGATTATTTACAGATTAAAGATGTACAGCTACAGTACTTAAATCTCCCATGAGGGCACCTTAGGGCGGTGGAAATGTTTATTGATGACTTTGATTATGGTACAACTCCATATTGCTGGGATAAATACAGTGTGATTATATTACAGGTGTTTTGAGTCTTAAGGCTATGTTGGGCTTCGCAGCAAGATcacagttcacagtgttcctcctcctcttgcatcTGTGTCAGACGCAGTACTTCCAGAAGCAAGCTGCAGGCGAAAGAAGCACACAGAATATTAATACTGTGATGGTTGGAATTAATTACACATATTAATCAGTTCGCATGATGCTAATTAATCCGGAAGTACAAATTGAACTCACGTTCGCCCCTCTTCTTAGTCATGGATTTGCCTTCTGCCAAATTGGCTGTGATAtccctctccagctccaggtcCTCCCTCAGCGCACGCAGCTGCAAGCAGAGATCAGAGGCTTTAAACGCACCACGACAGGTAGACCTCATCTCGGTATCAACACTCCTATTCAATCTAATCAATGACTTTTAGGAAGGAAGTGACCGGGTTTTCATTCAAAGCCTCATGTCTagaataaatacacttttgttTTATAAAATAAGAAGATGCAAACACACCAATAAAAGGCGAACAACTTCTCTTCACACTGTGGTTATTAATCAGGGCCACATTTTTTTCCAAAGTTACATCAAGGTGAATCTGTGGATTTTCTTACCTCCTCTAATTCAGCTAGTTTATTGGCCAGCTCCAGACCTGCAGAAAGGGAATTCCGTCATCATCAAAGCAAGGAATTCATTTTCGTTATCTATATTCACCATTGTATTTGTATCCCTCACCTAGCGGGTCATCCTTTTCAACAGGAACTAAGCTCTTGTGTAGCAACAGCGCTAGAATCTTGCTCTGAGGATCGGTGTCTTCTTTCAGATTATAAACATGGTTTCCTGTTcacacaaagcaaataaaactgCAACTTTTAGCTCTCTAAATATCACAAAACAAGCCGACAATGTCACATCCATCACATTGTATAGTCTTCATCTCTTAACCTGAATCCATTGACAGTCTTTCACACTTACCTGGGTTAAATATGCTCCGTCCCTCCACATTTAGCACTCCCTGCAGTAGTAACAAACCCAGGAGTCCTAAGCAGTAGTTCACCACTGTAACCCTATCCATTGTACTCATTGTCCCAAACTATGCTGCACTATGACCACTGCCTCAAGTAAGACGAGAAATCCACTGACTTGGGGCCATCACGTCAATATATTTATCCTCTCAGGGGCCGGGGGGAGGGGCCAGTCAACTCCTTACGTAGTAAATCAATTGCTCGTCATTGTTGGTTTCGTCAATAGGCCACCTTTTCACTTAAATCGTGGAGAGTCTGAGTGAAATGCTGGGGTCTGACGTAGGCGAGGCCAGTAACCCTACATCACTCTGACATGAGCAAATCAGACCGAGAGAGGAAGTTATCAATCAGCCTGTTGGTTATGAGAGACCAGAATCAGATGGTCTTGGCACTTgcaggtgtttttttctcttacaTTAATTGCTTCTTTAAATAGACATATGGGAGTGTGTTGGTCTCGGGAACAAGGTGGCAAGTAAATTGGTTCAGTCTCTAAGTGCATGATGGCCACATATGAGCTCCAAATTCTT
This window harbors:
- the uts2d gene encoding urotensin 2 domain containing encodes the protein MDRVTVVNYCLGLLGLLLLQGVLNVEGRSIFNPGNHVYNLKEDTDPQSKILALLLHKSLVPVEKDDPLGLELANKLAELEELRALREDLELERDITANLAEGKSMTKKRGEPCFWKYCV